In one window of Fodinibius salicampi DNA:
- the groES gene encoding co-chaperone GroES: MAKSKIKPLSDRVLVQPEPAEEKTSSGIIIPDTAKEKPQEGTVIAAGPGKVENGTKIDMSVKEGDKVLYGKYSGTEITLDGEEYLIMREADILGIVD; the protein is encoded by the coding sequence ATGGCTAAATCTAAAATCAAACCGTTAAGTGATCGCGTTTTGGTTCAGCCAGAACCTGCTGAAGAAAAAACCAGTTCCGGAATTATCATTCCCGATACGGCTAAAGAAAAGCCGCAGGAAGGAACGGTTATTGCTGCAGGTCCCGGTAAAGTAGAAAACGGAACCAAGATTGATATGTCGGTAAAAGAAGGTGATAAAGTGCTCTATGGAAAATATTCAGGTACGGAAATTACCCTGGATGGTGAAGAGTATCTGATCATGCGTGAAGCCGATATTCTTGGAATCGTTGACTAA
- the groL gene encoding chaperonin GroEL (60 kDa chaperone family; promotes refolding of misfolded polypeptides especially under stressful conditions; forms two stacked rings of heptamers to form a barrel-shaped 14mer; ends can be capped by GroES; misfolded proteins enter the barrel where they are refolded when GroES binds) — MSAKLVHYDMEARDALKQGVDKLANAVKVTLGPRGRNVVIEKSFGAPTVTKDGVTVAKEIELSNKRQNMGAQMVKEVASKTSDNAGDGTTTATVLAQSIIQTGLKNVTAGANPMELKRGIDIAVKAIVEELRKTSQPVGDSLESIKQIGTISANGDQEIGQNIADAMEKVGQDGVITVEEAKGTETYLETVEGMQFDRGYLSPYFVTDSENMVAEMEEPYILIFDSKISNMKDLLPILEKVIQTSKPLLIIAEDIEGEALATLVVNKLRGSLKIAAVKAPGFGDRRKQMLEDIAILTGGTVISEERGYKLENATLDFLGTADRVNITKDDTTVVGGKGDDNDIKGRVNQIKGQIENTSSDYDREKLQERLAKLSGGVAVLNIGAASEVEMKEKKARVEDALHATRAAVEEGIVAGGGVALLRARKALDKLEAEVPDQKVGFNIVRRALEEPLRIIANNAGAEGSIVVQKVLEGEGGFGYNARTEQYEDLIKAGVIDPTKVTRTALENAASVAGLMLTTEALISDKPTKGDDDDDNGGPGGGGMPGGMGGGMPGGMGGMGGMM, encoded by the coding sequence ATGTCAGCAAAACTAGTTCATTACGATATGGAAGCACGCGATGCTCTCAAGCAGGGTGTTGACAAGCTTGCAAATGCTGTCAAGGTCACCTTGGGACCGCGTGGACGAAACGTAGTAATCGAAAAATCATTTGGAGCACCAACAGTTACAAAGGATGGTGTTACTGTAGCAAAAGAGATTGAGCTGTCCAACAAACGACAAAATATGGGTGCTCAGATGGTGAAGGAAGTTGCTTCCAAAACCAGTGATAATGCTGGTGACGGTACAACAACGGCAACGGTACTTGCACAATCCATCATTCAAACCGGTTTGAAAAATGTTACAGCCGGTGCTAATCCAATGGAATTGAAGCGTGGTATCGACATTGCCGTTAAAGCTATTGTTGAAGAGCTTCGTAAAACCAGTCAACCTGTTGGTGACAGCCTTGAAAGTATCAAGCAAATTGGTACCATTTCTGCCAACGGTGATCAAGAGATTGGCCAGAACATTGCCGATGCTATGGAAAAAGTTGGCCAAGACGGTGTCATTACGGTTGAAGAAGCCAAAGGTACCGAAACCTATCTCGAAACGGTTGAGGGTATGCAATTCGACCGCGGATATCTCTCACCTTATTTCGTGACCGATTCCGAAAATATGGTTGCAGAAATGGAAGAGCCTTATATCCTGATCTTCGACAGTAAGATCAGTAATATGAAAGATCTGCTTCCTATTCTGGAAAAAGTCATTCAAACTAGCAAGCCACTGTTGATTATCGCTGAAGATATTGAAGGCGAAGCACTGGCTACTCTGGTTGTTAATAAGCTCCGCGGTTCTCTCAAAATTGCTGCTGTTAAGGCACCTGGATTTGGTGACCGACGCAAGCAGATGTTGGAAGACATAGCTATCCTGACCGGCGGTACGGTTATATCCGAAGAGCGTGGTTATAAGCTTGAAAATGCTACACTCGACTTCTTGGGTACAGCTGACCGTGTAAACATCACCAAAGACGATACGACTGTTGTTGGTGGAAAAGGAGATGACAACGACATCAAAGGTCGTGTAAATCAGATTAAAGGTCAGATTGAAAATACTTCTTCTGATTACGATCGTGAAAAACTTCAGGAACGTCTGGCTAAGCTCAGTGGCGGTGTAGCCGTACTGAATATTGGCGCTGCTTCTGAAGTTGAAATGAAAGAGAAAAAAGCTCGTGTCGAAGATGCTCTGCACGCTACCCGCGCCGCAGTTGAAGAAGGCATTGTAGCTGGTGGTGGCGTTGCGTTGCTTCGTGCTCGAAAAGCACTGGATAAGTTAGAAGCTGAAGTGCCTGATCAGAAAGTTGGCTTTAACATAGTTCGTCGTGCGCTTGAAGAGCCACTTCGAATTATTGCCAATAACGCTGGTGCTGAAGGTTCAATTGTTGTACAGAAAGTCCTTGAAGGTGAAGGCGGCTTTGGATACAACGCACGAACCGAGCAGTATGAAGATCTTATCAAAGCAGGTGTAATCGATCCTACAAAAGTTACACGTACGGCACTTGAAAATGCCGCTTCTGTTGCTGGTCTTATGCTGACAACCGAAGCCCTCATCTCTGATAAGCCTACTAAAGGTGATGATGACGATGATAATGGCGGTCCTGGCGGCGGCGGTATGCCCGGCGGAATGGGCGGCGGTATGCCCGGCGGCATGGGCGGAATGGGTGGCATGATGTAA